The Cetobacterium sp. ZOR0034 DNA segment TTGCAGATATAAAAACAAAACTTGGAATTGAAACAGAGAAAAATTTAAATAAATCTAATTTAGAAAAAGATTTAAGAAACTATTTAGAAAAAAAAGATGATTTATTACATCAGTTTTCTGCAATAGATAAAATAGTTACGGATCTTCAAAAACAAACTCTTCAAAATCATGCTTTCGAATTAGCTCAACATCTGAATCATGGAGATAATTGCCCCGTATGTGGATCAAAAGAGCATCCAGATTTAGCAAAAGCTACTCATCATATTGATATATCTATTCTAGAAAAAAATATTAATGAGAAAACTATTTTAGAAAAGAGATTAATAGAGATAGAGACAAAGATTGAATATGTAAATGCAGATATATTAAGAATTGGAGATATTGAAAATATAGAAAGTTTAAAAGAGACTTTAATACTGAAAGAAAAAGAGTTGAAATCTTTGAAAGATATTGAAAGCGAAGCAGTTAGAAAAGAACGAGATTTACATAGCTCTATAACAACTCTAATTTCTAGCATATCTAACTTAGATGAAAACATCTCTCACAGAAAGTCGACACTAAAAGATTCTTTACAAAAAGTTACGGTTTATGAAAATGAAATATCAAAGGAGAGAGAGAATCTATCCTCTCTAAAGTTTAACAACATATTTTCAAATTCAAATGAGATTATTTTAGAGTCAATTTTAAAAGAAAAAAATATTTTAGAAAATATGGATAAAGAGTATAGAACTCTTATCTCTTTTAAAGAATCATCTGAGATTGAATTAAGAAAAATTAAAAATAACCTTCTCTCTATTTTAGAGAATGTTCAATCTAAGAATATAGATGTTGCTACCTTGAAAGAGAAAATAAGCAACTCTGAAAGCAACTTCGAGATTAAAGATAATCATTTAAAAGAAACCATAATTTCTAAAGGATTCAATTCAAAAGACGAAGTTCTTTCATATCTTTTAAATGAAGATATCTACTTATCTATAAAAAATAAGATTTCAGAATTTGAAAATAGTTATACTAGATATAACCATTTAAAAAGTGAGATTCTATCCGATATTGGCAATAGAGAGTTTAATTCTGAAAGATGGGAGTTTTTGAGTAGATATCTAGAAGAGTTATCTGAAAAAGAAAACTCTTTAATTAAAGAGACTACAGAATTGAAAAGTAATTTGAATAGAATAGAACTCCTAGCTGAAGAAGCTCATGAGTTATTAAAAGAGATTGAAATGCTAACTCTTAAACAAGATGATCTTCTACTTCTTCAAAAAAGATTTAAAGGACGAAAGTTCGTTAACTTCCTTGCTAGAAAACGTCTAGATTACATAACATATGAAGCGTCAAAAAGATTACAAAAAATAACTAGAGGAAGATATCTTTTAAAAGTTGATAATAACTGTGATTTTATAATAATTGACACCTTTAATAGTAATCACTCGAGAGAGTGCTCAACACTTTCTGGTGGAGAGACTTTTATTGTATCTCTTGTATTAGCTTTAGCATTATCAGGGCAATTACAACTAAAGGGTAAAATTCAATTGGAGTTCTTCTTCCTAGATGAAGGTTTCGGAACACTTGATAGTGTTTTATTAGATAGAGTTATTGAGATATTAGAAGAGATTAGATGGAAAGAAAAAATGAAGATTGGTATTATAAGTCATGTTGAGGATTTAAAAATAAGAATACCAAGAAGACTTGAAGTTTCTACTGCAATACCGGGAGAAATAGGTAGTACAATAAAATTAATATAAAAATCATAAAAAAAGAATGTGAGGTTTTAATGAGAACAATTGGAGTATTTGATTCTGGAGTAGGGGGAGTTTCAGTTTTAAAAGAGGTGTTAAGAGAGTTTCCTTACGATAATATCATCTATTTTGGTGATAGTTTACATGCTCCTTATGGAGATAGAGAGATTGATGAAATTCGTTCTCTTTGTTTAAAGGTCTCAGACTTCTTAGTAAACGAAAAAAAAGTGGATGCTCTTGTTATAGCTTGTAACACTGCTACTGGTGCAGCAATGGATATTATGCAAGAGAGATATAGCATTCCTGTTGTTGGAGTTGTTGAAAATGGATCTAACGAGGGAATTAAAATTACAAAAAATAAAATGGTTGGAGTTATTGCAACTCCAGCTACAATAAAAATGGATATATATAAAAAATCTATCGAAAAAAAAGATACATCTATAAAAGTATATAGTATTAAATGCCCTCTTTTTGTTGGTATGATCGAAAAGGGATGGGAAGATAATTATGAAAGTAATAATTTAATTCAAAGTTACTTAAATCAATTTCCAGAGGAGATAGATACTTTAATTTTAGGATGTACTCACTATCCTTTAATTCAAAAATATATAATGAGATATTTTAAAGGACAGGTTGTTGATCCCGCTAAAGAGACAGCAAAATCTTTAAAAAAATTAATCGGAGAAGGTAAATATTTTAAAACTCCATACCTTAAATTCTATGTGAGTGGTGATTGTAAAAAATTTAAAAAAGTTGCTCAAGAGTTTCTAGGTCAAGAGATTCAGGAGATAGAAAAAATTATTTTATAGGAGAACATATTATGAAGAGGATTAAACTACTTTTATTTTTTATGCTACTTTTTACCATTAATATATTTTCAGCAACAATCAATGTAGTTCAAGAAGGTGATCCAAGAACTTTTGATCCGCATTTCGGAAATGATGGATTCTCCTTGAGAATAAATAGATTACTTTACTCTAGACTTTTAGAAAAAAACCATAATATGGAAACTATCCCTGGAGTTGCTAAAAGTTATAAATTTATTAATAATCAAAAAATAGAATTTACTCTAAAGGAAAATATCCTTTTTCAAAATGGGGATAAATTGACATCGGAGGATGTCAAATTTTCATTTGATAGAATGAAAAAATCTCCAAGGATAGCGGGTTTATTACCACCTATTAAAGATATTGTTATTATAGATGAGTATAATTTCGAAATGATCTTGGAAAAGCCATTTTCAGCTATTATAGACCAATTAACACATCCTGCGCTAAGCATTGTCAGTAAAAAATATGTAACTAACAATCCAAAAGCTCTCGTTGAAAATCCTATGGGAAGTGGAAAATATATTTTAGAAAGCTGGGCTCCGGGTGAAGGGTTAGTTTTAAATAGATTTGAAAATTACTTCGATACTAAACCAACATATGAAAAGATAAATATAAAAACAATACCGTTAGCCACTAATAGAACTATTGCTCTTGAAACAGGTGAAGCTGATATAGCATTTACTTTACCTCCACAAGATAAGGTTACAGTTGATAAAAATGAAAATCTTCAGTTTATGTCGA contains these protein-coding regions:
- the murI gene encoding glutamate racemase, which gives rise to MRTIGVFDSGVGGVSVLKEVLREFPYDNIIYFGDSLHAPYGDREIDEIRSLCLKVSDFLVNEKKVDALVIACNTATGAAMDIMQERYSIPVVGVVENGSNEGIKITKNKMVGVIATPATIKMDIYKKSIEKKDTSIKVYSIKCPLFVGMIEKGWEDNYESNNLIQSYLNQFPEEIDTLILGCTHYPLIQKYIMRYFKGQVVDPAKETAKSLKKLIGEGKYFKTPYLKFYVSGDCKKFKKVAQEFLGQEIQEIEKIIL
- a CDS encoding ABC transporter substrate-binding protein encodes the protein MKRIKLLLFFMLLFTINIFSATINVVQEGDPRTFDPHFGNDGFSLRINRLLYSRLLEKNHNMETIPGVAKSYKFINNQKIEFTLKENILFQNGDKLTSEDVKFSFDRMKKSPRIAGLLPPIKDIVIIDEYNFEMILEKPFSAIIDQLTHPALSIVSKKYVTNNPKALVENPMGSGKYILESWAPGEGLVLNRFENYFDTKPTYEKINIKTIPLATNRTIALETGEADIAFTLPPQDKVTVDKNENLQFMSIPSYSYTYMGLNLKKEIFKDPDIRKGINLAIDKEAILETVLNGEGKIANSPVAEGVQGHNPNTRNLSYNKNEAITLLKKIKGTSLTLATMSSGIDIQTAEIIAAYLKEVGIDVSIAILEPSIYWLKTNEGEFDMFIGSWGSVTGDSDYALYPTHHTNAFGAAGNRTFFSDKKVDSLLEEARETLDLKSREKIYEEIQEIIVANNSEVMLFYRDLNGALNKKIKGFNLYPIPIHDYSLGSIY
- a CDS encoding AAA family ATPase, encoding MKPIKLEISGLQSFSKKQTIDFNELTSLGLFGIFGETGSGKSTILDAMIFAIFDKIPRTMGNSGNGIRPCLNQDSDSIEVYFKFSLGENLFEIDRCYKKKYTRKGEEKFEQAKPILKINGDVVADTVTNVQSKINEYFGIGVNDFTRSVVLPQGKFSEFLKLKGSDKMSMLENIFDLEKYGTNLSNKISFRLNDLKESISSLQNQIKGKGDISIELINTLKSDLKIKNSELTQIIVEKKTLTSEFSELNNIKTLFEKLELYSSELLKLDLVKEEIERNKNDVLKHEVASSLKVLIEELEKIKCEIIQNNFDLKNLQISLDKENAILDLEKNKEESFDKKIEEINQKISERKVDHEALDSLRKAEGYLNKIEIKEKLLKEISSTNKKIEEEIVSFKEKVTKNKVELEIKENELNSLIKIDSNTISTLEKDIADIKTKLGIETEKNLNKSNLEKDLRNYLEKKDDLLHQFSAIDKIVTDLQKQTLQNHAFELAQHLNHGDNCPVCGSKEHPDLAKATHHIDISILEKNINEKTILEKRLIEIETKIEYVNADILRIGDIENIESLKETLILKEKELKSLKDIESEAVRKERDLHSSITTLISSISNLDENISHRKSTLKDSLQKVTVYENEISKERENLSSLKFNNIFSNSNEIILESILKEKNILENMDKEYRTLISFKESSEIELRKIKNNLLSILENVQSKNIDVATLKEKISNSESNFEIKDNHLKETIISKGFNSKDEVLSYLLNEDIYLSIKNKISEFENSYTRYNHLKSEILSDIGNREFNSERWEFLSRYLEELSEKENSLIKETTELKSNLNRIELLAEEAHELLKEIEMLTLKQDDLLLLQKRFKGRKFVNFLARKRLDYITYEASKRLQKITRGRYLLKVDNNCDFIIIDTFNSNHSRECSTLSGGETFIVSLVLALALSGQLQLKGKIQLEFFFLDEGFGTLDSVLLDRVIEILEEIRWKEKMKIGIISHVEDLKIRIPRRLEVSTAIPGEIGSTIKLI